A genomic segment from Eriocheir sinensis breed Jianghai 21 chromosome 46, ASM2467909v1, whole genome shotgun sequence encodes:
- the LOC126981084 gene encoding uncharacterized protein LOC126981084, with protein sequence MSERRVFESLCMNPGGGGFSYDTELLVDVDRAFDFDEAVIRLTTKCNSIITQLRTLGHPVTEFSIASAKVGFANRTSRSKYIRSSVMEDTCYNSCSSSPEGRSLRAMEELWCGLKRNKYSGMVAVAQLTRSSIPKNGCASRYSVQALKKALLSHIHAYFMFQAYNPKFQPWSNSCRDEDDDPHAEYLVFLVYRIEATPTPTVNRSRKFSELERLDASWHCKPSTPKRKRQLSSGSSVSSSSSSSSSSSNPSGKMPLSTPSTHTNVRAAITPSSPFYPNRVYRETEGYSLDWRDWPAPEKKRLSSSRVEMPVLVAGSPMVLRHRKDSTGPKHQRSGRSMTRTSSKLSP encoded by the exons ATGAGTGAGCGGCGAGTGTTCGAGTCCCTGTGCATGAACCCAGGCGGTGGCGGCTTCAGCTACGACACGGAGCTGCTCGTTGACGTCGATCGCGCCTTTGACTTCGATGAAGCAGTCATACGCCTCACCACCAAGTGTAACTCCATTATTACTCAACTGCGCACCTTGGGCCATCCAGTTACGGAGTTCTCCATCGCCTCCGCCAAAGTGGGCTTCGCTAATAGGACAAGTCGCTCAAAGTATATTCGGAGTAGTGTCATGGAAGACACCTGCTATAACAGCTGCAGCAGTTCACCCGAGGGACGGAGCTTGAGGGCTATGGAGGAGCTGTGGTGCGGTCTCAAACGGAACAAGTACTCGGGGATGGTGGCTGTGGCGCAGCTCACTCGTTCGTCCATACCCAAGAATGGCTGTGCCTCGCGCTACTCAGTTCAGGCGCTGAAGAAGGCGCTGCTGAGCCACATCCATGCCTACTTTATGTTCCAGGCCTACAACCCCAAGTTTCAGCCGTGGAGCAATTCATGCAGGGACGAGGACGACGACCCACATGCCGAGTACTTGGTGTTCCTTGTATATCGCATTGAggccacccccacacccaccgtAAACCGATCCAGGAAGTTCAGCGAGCTGGAGAGACTCGATGCATCATG GCACTGTAAGCCCAGTACACCCAAGAGGAAGCGCCAGCTGTCAAGTGGGAGTAGtgtcagcagtagcagcagcagcagcagcagcagcagcaaccccAGTGGCAAGATGCCCCTCTCTACGCCTTCCACTCACACAAATGTTCGGGCTGCCATCACCCCATCATCTCCATTCTACCCAAACCGAG TGTATAGAGAGACTGAGGGGTACAGCCTTGACTGGAGAGATTGGCCGGCACCAGAGAAGAAACGATTGTCCAGTAGCAGAGTGGAAATGCCGGTGCTTGTGGCAGGTTCTCCGATGGTCCTTAGACACAGGAAAGATAGCACAGGCCCTAAGCACCAGAg